A stretch of DNA from Streptomyces venezuelae:
GGCCGCCGCGATCCGCGCGCCCAGCCGCACATTGCCGCGCACCGCCGCCAGGTTCGCCTCCAGCGAGGCCCCGCCGGTCGCCCGTACCAGGAATCCCAGGAGGAAGGGGGTCACCGCCTGCCCGGTGACGCCCCGCTCCCGGCACTCGGCCAGCGCCTCCGCCAGCACCCGGTCGTGCAGCGCCGGATCCAGTTGTTCCGCCTCGGCCACCGGGTTGGCCACCAGAACCGCCGACTCCGGTCCGGCCAGCAGGTCCTGAGCGGCCATCACCGCCGCCACCTCCTCCGGGTCCCGCGCCGTCCAGTCCACCGGCAGCCCGGAATCGGCCAGGTAGAACCCGGGGAAGCGGTCGGTCCGGTAGCCCAGTACCGTCACCCCCAGCGTCTCCAGCCGCTGCAGCGTGGCCGGCACGTCCAGGATCGACTTCACCCCCGCGCACACCACCGTGATCCGGGTCCGGGCCAGCAGCGCCAGATCCGCCGACTCGTCCTGGCTGTGCGCCCATTCCCGGTGTACGCCGCCCAGCCCGCCGGTCGCGAACACCCGCAGCCCGGCCCGCGCGGCCAGGAAGGCCGTAGCGGACACCGTGGTCGCGCCCGTGGCCCCCGAGGCGATGGCCGGCGCCAGATCCCGGTGGCCGAGCTTCCGCACGCCCTCCCCGCCCCCACCCCCGGCCCCGTCCGCGCCCGCGATCCGCTCCAGCTGCGCCTTGTCGAGGCCGACCCGGGGCACCCCGTCGAGCACCGCGACCGTGGCCGGCACCGCCCCCTCCGCCCGGACCAGCGCCTCCAGTTCGGCGCCCACCGCCAGATTGCGGGGGCGCGGCAGACCGTGCGCGATGATCGTCGATTCGAGCGCGACCACCGGCTGCCGCCGGTCGAGCGCCTCCCGTACCTCTTCCGACACGACGGGGACCGCTGAGTGCTGTTGTGGCATGTCCCCATCCATGGCACGGCAGCCCGGCCCCCAAACACCCTCCCCCGCCGGCTGTCCGAGAAGGGCAACCTAAGGTCGACAAGGTGACGCGCCCGGAACCGCGATCGTGGACGATGTGGTGCCCCTGGCCGCCGGTCCTGCCGGGCTAGGGTGACCCGCCATGAGCACCAGTGATCACACCGCCGCCCCCGGCCCCGCCTCCTTCACCGTCACCGTCGCCGACGTCCCGGACGCCGAACTGGAGGTGGAGGACCTCGACCCCGGGCAGATCCTCTCCGGCTCGCCCGTGGTGACCGGCAAGGTGCTCTGGGAGTCCGCGGACGGCAAGCAGCTGCGCGGCATCTGGCAGATCACCCCTGGGGTGGTCACCGACACCGAGGCCAGTGAGCTGTTCGTGGTCGTCTCCGGCCGCGCCACCATCGAGGTGGAGGGCGGCCCCACCCTGGAGGTCGGCCCCGGCTCGGCCTGCGTGCTGCGCGAGGGCGACCGCACCACCTGGACCGTCCACGAGACGCTGCGCAAGGCCTACCACATCAGTCTGTGACGGGCCGCCGCCGTACGGTGAACAGGGCCAGCACCGCCAGCGGGATCAGCAGCGCCGCACCGATGGCATTCAGCCAGCCGTAGCCGGCCTGGGCCACCACCAGGCCGGCCGCGGCACCGCCGAGCCCGGCGGCGGTGTTCATGCTGAGGTCCGAGAGGCCCTGGACGGCGGCCCGGGCCGGCTGCGGCACCGAGTCGGTGAGCAGCGCCGACCCGGAGACCAGCCCGGCCGACCAGCCCAGGCCGAGCAGGAACAGGCCCGCCGCGGTCTGCCCGTGGCTGGGTCCGGCGGTACCGGCGAGCAGCGCGGCGAGGCAGAGCAGCCCCGCGGCCAGGCCGATCACCGACAGCCGGCCGATCCGGTCCGCGAGCAGGCCCATCAGCGGCGAGAAGGCGAACATGCCCGCGATGTGCCCGCTGATCACCAGGCCGATCAGGTCCAGGGAAGCCCCGTGGTGGCTCAGGTCCAGCGGGGTCATCACCATGATCGACACCATGGTGGTGTGCGAGACGGTCACCGTGACCAGCGCCAGCCGGGCCCGCGGCGACGCCTTCACGGCGGCCATCCCGGCCCGCAGCGACCGGGCCTCCGCAGCCTGCTCCGCCGGTTCGGCCAGGGCACGGGCGGTCAGCAGCGGGTCGGGGCGCAGCAGTACGGCGATCAGCGCGGCGGTGATCAGGAAGATGCCGGCGGCCCACAGGAAGGGGCCCGCCGTCTCGGGTATGGAGGTGCCGGCGAAACTGCGGCTGGCCGGAGCGGACAGGTTGGGGCCCAGCACCGCGCCCAGGGTGGTGGCCCAGACCACGGTGGAGATCGCCCGGCCCCGGTGGTCGGGCGAGGCCAGGTCGGCGGCGGCGAACCGGGCCTGCAGGTTCGCGGAGGAGGCGGCGCCGAAGGCGGCCATGCCGAGCAGCAGCAGCGGGAAGTTCCCGATCACGGCGGCCAGCACCACCACGCCCGCGCCCACTGCGCCGATCAGGTAGGCGAGGACCAGGCCGGGGCGCCGCCCGCGCCGGGTCATCAGGGCGGCGAGCGGCAGCGAGAGTATGGCCGTGCCGGCCACGGAGGCACTGGAGGCCAGTCCGGACAGCGCCTCGCTGCCGCTGATCTCGGTGGCCATCACCGGCGCCAGGGCGATGCTGATCGGCACGCCCAGGCCGCCGATGACCTGGCTGGTCATGAGGACGGCCCGGGTACGGCGCTGGAGCCCCGGGACGTCTTCTGGCGAGACGGCCGGAGCGGTGTGCGGTGCCTTGGCGGCGCTGGTGTTCACCGATGCAGTTTCGCACCCGGGGCTGCACGGTGTAACGGCCTGTGGATATCCACAGACAACCGCAGGCAACCGCAGACAACCGCGCACACCAGGCTCAGAACAGCGGCTGGGGCAGCACGCCCTCCAGGGCCAGCAGGGCCCGCTTGGTCTCCACACCGCCGCCGAATCCGCCGATCCCGCCGTCGTTCTCCACCACCCGGTGGCAGGGCACCACCACCGGCAGCGGGTTCGACCCCATGGCCGCGCCCACCGCCTGGGCCGCACCCGGCTGCCCGACCCGGGCGGCCAGCTCTCCGTACCCCACCACCGATCCGTACGGCACCGAGCTCGCCAGCTCGCGCAGCACCAGGCGGTTGAACCCGGCCGAGAGCCGCCAGTCCAGGGGCAGGTCGAAGCGCCGCAGGCTGCCCGCGAAATAGGCCTCCAGCTGGCGTATCGGCTCGGCGAGCAGCACTTCCCGGCCCCGGTCCGGGCGCCAGGCGTCGGCGCCGAGCCGGGAGACGAGCGGATCGGCGGGATCCGCCTGCTCCGGATCGGCATGGAACTCCACCCGGACCAGACCCTGCTCGGTCGCGGCCAGGAAGAGCGGACCGATGTCGCTCGCGACCACGGTCCACTCGAGGCGCGGCCCGTTCGGCCGCTCGCTGCTGTCTACGTTGCCCACGCATCCACGGTACGGCCGGCCACCGACACGGCCCGCCCAGGCCGCCCCCCAGGCCTGCCCCGGCCCGCCTCGGGCCGCTCCATGCGCCCGCGGCCCGGTTCAGAACCCGCCCACGGCCTCGCGGACCACGTCCGGGGCGTTGGTGATGATCCCGTCCACCCCCATCGCCTGGACCTTCCGGGCCACCGCCGGATCGTCCACGATCCAGGTGTCCACCTCCAGGGGCTCACCGTGGACGCCCCGCAGCGCGTGCACCGCCGCCACCCACTCGGCGGTGATCGTGGTGTGCCACGGGTTGATCCGGTCCGTGAACTCGGCGTACAGGGCCAGGTCCTCGGCTGCCGGAGTGCCCAGGAAGGCCGTGATCAGATCGGGCCGCAGGCTGTGCACCGTCCGCACGCAGTCCACGCTGAAGCTCTGCACCACCAGACGGTTCTCCACCTGCTGCTCGCCGAGCCAGCCGGCCTCCTCCAGGACCCGCAGGGTGTCCTGCTCGATCCCCGGGTACAGCTCCGGTTTCTTGATCTCCAGGAGCAGCTTCTGCTGGTTGAACCGCACCCGGTCGAGGTACTGGCGCAGGGTCGGCACCCGGGCGCCGGCGAACTGCGGTGTGAACCAGCTGCCCGCGTCGAGCCCGGCGATCTCGGCAGCCGTGAAGTCCGCGACCCGCCAGGGCTTGCGGTCCGGATACCGCGTCTCCACGTCCGTGGTCCGGGCGAGGGTGTCGTCGTGGATGACGACCAGCTCGCCGTCCTTGGTGCGCTGGACGTCGTTCTCCACCCAGTCGATGCCCAGGTCCTCGGCCAGGTCCACGGCCGCGAGGGTGTTCTCCGGGGCGTAGGCGGAAGCCCCCCGGTGGGCGTAGAGCACGGGCGCGCCGACCAGCCGTACCGGATCCCGCCCGGTGGCAGCGGCGGCAGTGGTGGATTCACCGGATGCAGCGGCGGTGGCGGTCGTGGCGGGCCCGCCGCTCAGGACGAGGGCCCATCCCAGGAAGGCGGCTGCTGCCGCGGCCACGTGTCGTACGTACATGCGCTTCCCCTCCTGCTGTCACGGGTGACGGGTGCACTTGGTCGCGATCATGGGTTCGTGATCAACTGCCCGCCACCGAACTACGACAAACGGCCCACCCCGCCGCTTGGTGCCCGGCCTGTCAGTGGGGGGTCGTACGGTGGACTCATGCGGCCCGTATCGAAGATCGAACGCACGGTGGCCCCCTTCGAGGTGGTCAGTCCCTACCAGCCCAGCGGAGACCAGCCGGCGGCCATCGCCGAGCTGGAGAAGCGCCTCCGCGCGGGCGAGAAGGACGTCGTGCTGCTCGGCGCCACCGGCACCGGCAAGTCGGCGACCACAGCCTGGATGATCGAGAAGCTCCAGCGGCCGACGCTGGTCATGGCACCGAACAAGACCCTCGCGGCCCAGCTGGCGAACGAGTTCCGCGAGCTGCTCCCCAACAACGCGGTCGAGTACTTCGTCTCGTACTACGACTACTACCAGCCCGAGGCGTACGTCCCGCAGTCCGACACCTACATCGAGAAGGACTCCTCCATCAACGAGGAGGTGGAGCGGCTGCGGCACTCCGCCACCAACTCGCTGCTCACCCGCCGCGATGTGATCGTGGTCGCCTCGGTGTCCTGTATCTACGGCCTCGGCACCCCGCAGGAGTACGTGGACCGGATGGTCCCGCTCAAGGTGGGCGACGAGATCGACCGCGACCAGCTGCTGCGCCGGTTCGTCGACATCCAGTACACGCGCAACGACCTGGCCTTCACCCGGGGCACCTTCCGGGTCCGCGGCGACACCATCGAGATCTTCCCGGTCTACGAGGAACTCGCCGTCCGCATCGAGATGTTCGGCGACGAGATCGAGGCCCTCTCCACCCTGCACCCGCTGACCGGCGAGGTCATCAGCGACGACACCATCCAGTACGTGTTCCCGGCCAGCCACTACATCGCCGGCCCCGAGCGCATGCAGAACGCGATCCGCGGCATCGAGACCGAACTCGCCGAGCGGCTCACCGAGCTGGAGAAGCAGGGCAAGCTGCTGGAGGCCCAGCGGCTGCGCATGCGCACCACCTACGACCTGGAGATGATGCAGCAGATCGGCTCCTGCTCCGGCATCGAGAACTACTCGCTGCACATGGACGGCCGCGAGCGGGGGAGCGCGCCCCACACCCTCATCGACTACTTCCCCGAGGACTTCCTCCTCGTCATCGACGAATCGCATGTCACGGTCCCGCAGATCGGCGCGATGTACGAGGGCGACGCCTCCCGCAAGCGGACCCTGGTCGACCACGGCTTCCGGCTGCCCTCCGCCCTCGACAACCGCCCGCTGAAGTGGGAGGAGTTCCTGGAGCGGATCGGCCAGACCGTCTACCTGTCGGCCACCCCCGGAAAGTACGAACTGTCCCGGTCCGACGGCTTCGTCGAGCAGATCATCCGCCCCACCGGCCTGGTCGACCCCGAAGTGGTCGTCAAGCCCACCGAGGGCCAGATCGACGACCTGGTCCACGAGATCCGGCAGCGGGTCGAGAAGGACGAGCGGATCCTGGTCACCACCCTCACCAAGAAGATGGCCGAGGACCTCACCGACTACTTCCTGGAGCTCGGCATCCAGGTCCGCTACCTGCACAGTGACGTGGACACGCTGCGCCGGATCGAGCTGCTGCGCGAACTGCGGGCCGGTGAGTACGACGTCCTGGTCGGCATCAACCTGCTCCGCGAGGGCCTCGACCTGCCCGAGGTCTCGCTGGTCGCGATCCTCGACGCCGACAAGGAGGGCTTCCTGCGCTCCGGCACCTCGCTGATCCAGACCATCGGCCGCGCGGCCCGCAATGTCTCCGGCCAGGTCCATATGTACGCGGACAAGATGACCCCGGCGATGGAGAAGGCCATCGAGGAGACCAACCGGCGCCGGGAGAAGCAGATCGCGTACAACACGGCCAACGGGATCGACCCGCAGCCGCTGCGCAAGAAGATCAACGACATCGTCGCCACCATCGCCCGCGAGGAGGTCGACACCGAGGAGCTGCTGGGTACCGGCTACCGGCAGGCCGACAAGACCGCCGGCAAGGGCGCCAAGGCCCCGGTCCCCTCGCTCGCCGTGCACGCACCCAAGGCGGCCAAGGGAGCCAAGGCGGCCAAGGGCGCCAGGGGGGCCGGCGCAGCGGTGCCGACCGACCGGCCGGCCGCGGAACTGGCCGGAATCATCGAGGAGATGACCGAGCGGATGCGGGCGGCGGCGGCCGACCTCCAGTTCGAGGTCGCGGCCCGGATCCGGGACGAGGTGAGCGAACTGAAGAAGGAGCTGCGGCAGATGAAGGAGGCGGGCCTCGCCTGACCGAGCGCCTTGTCAGTAGGGTGGCCGGGTAGATGGCGAACGAGAGGGGACAGCGCGTGACGGTCAACATGACCAAGGGCCAGGCCATCAGCCTCGAGAAGTCCGACGGGGGGACGCTGACCGCGGTCCGGATGGGCCTCGGCTGGCAGGCTGCGAAGCGCCGCGGACTTTTCGGCTCCCGTACGCGGGAGATCGACCTGGACGCCTCGGCGGTGCTCTTCGCCGGCAAGGAGCCGCAGGACGTGGTGTTCTTCCAGCACCTCGTCAGCAACGACGGCTCGGTCCGGCACACCGGTGACAACCTGGTCGGCGGCGTCGGCCAGGGCGGGGACGACGAGGCGATCCTGGTCGACCTGGCCCGGGTTCCGGTCCACATCGACCAGATCGTCTTCACGGTGAACTCGTTCACCGGCCAGACCTTCCAGGAAGTGCAGAACGCGTTCTGCCGCATCGTCGACGAGACCAACGGCCAGGAACTGGCCCGCTACACCCTCGACGGCGGCGGCCAGTACACCGCGCAGATCATGGCGAAGGTCCACCGGGTCGGTTCAGGCTGGCAGATGACGGCCCTGGGCAGCTCGGCCAACGGCCGCACCTTCCAGGACCTGCTGCCGGCCATCGCCGCGCACGTGTAAGACGAGGGAACGACGGGGGAGGGGCTGCACGATGACGGCCGAACTGGTCCGGGGGCAGAACCATCCCCTGTCCCGGAGCCGGGTGGAGATCAGGGTCTCGGCGGGCACTCCGGTGCTCGCCCTGGCCCTGCTCGGGGACGAAGAGGGCCGGCCCGCCGGTCCCGCCGCGCTGGCCCACCCCGGCGCCCGGCAGCAGCCGGGGCTGGAGGTGCCCGGCGAGGTGACCGACCGGCACCGGTTCGCCGTCGACCTCGACGCGGTCGGGGCGGAGGTGCACCGGCTCGGCATGCTCCTCGTGCTGCCGTCGGGCGGCCCGATCGGCTTCGGGTCCGTGCCGGCCTCCCACATCAGCGTGGCGGACCCGGCGGGGGAGGAACTCGCCGGGTTCACCCTGACCGGCCTGTCGACCGAGACCGCCGTGGTGGCACTGGAGCTGTACCGCCGCCAGGGCGCCTGGAAGGTCCGCGCGGTCGGCCAGGGATACGCCGACGGGCTCGGCGCGCTGCTCGCCGACGCCGGCCTGGCCGCCCCGGCGGCCGGGGAACTGGCCGCCACCGCCCTGGCCGCGGTCCCGCGGCCCACCACGGCCCCGCGGCCCACCACGGCCCCGGTGTCCGGCACCCCCTACACCGGTACGCCCGGCCCGGCGCCATCGGCTGCGTCCGGCGCGGCCGACGCCACCCTCGGTCAGGGCCAGGGCCTGCCCGCCGGAAGCGGCCCCGGCACCGGCCCGGCCACCGGCCTGGGCCCGCGCCCCGCCCACGGCCGGCACACCGGCCCGGGCACCGGCAGCTCCGGCTCCGGCACCGGCCCGGATGCCGGTCCCGGTCCGGCCGCGGGTGCCGGCGGCGAAGGCCTCGGCCGGCCCGAAGGCAACGGCGCCGTCGCCGGACCGCCCACCATCGACTACGCCCACCCGCGGCGCTCCCGCACCGTGCCACCGCCGGCCGCCCCGCAGGCGCCGCCCGCGGCCCCCGGCGAGCCGCCCCGGCCGGTGGCCGGAGACGCCACCGGCTGGTCCATGGACGAGCGGCTGTACAACCAGGTCTGGGGCATGTTCGAGGACCTGGCCCGGGCCGTCGCCGCCTACCGCAGCGCCGTCGAGTTCGCCGATGCCCGGCTGGACCGCGAACTCGACCAGGCCCTGTCCGACCCCCGGCACCGGCTCGGCGGCTCCGGGAACGCCGCCCGGGACGCCGCCCTGGCCCGCCGCGAGGAGCTCACCGACCAGGCCCGGTCCGTCCTGGACCGGGACCTGGCCCAGCTCACCGCCGAGGTCGAGGTGGTGGAGCCCGCGCTGCCCGCCGCGTACGCCCGCTGGGACAACCCGGTGTGGCACGCCCACCGGGTGCCCGGCCCCGACGGGGACGCCCCGATGGCACTGCGCCTGGGCGAGCTGCACCTCCCCGAATGCCCCGGCCTGCAGATCCCCATGCTGGTCCGGCTCCCGCTGGAACGCGGGCTCTGGATCGACAACGGCCGTACCGGCTCGGAAGCGGCCATGGCCATGGACACCGACCGGCTGCGCCGCGCCGCGCTGGACATGGCGGTGGCGCACGCCGCGCGGATGCTCGCCGTCCAGCCCGGCGGCGGCCTCGGGGTGCACGTCATCGACGCGGCCGGGGCCGGTTCGGCGGCCCTGGAGCCGCTGGTCCGCTCCGGAGTGCTGGCCGCGCCGCCGGCCGCCGGCCCCGCGGGCGTCGCCAGGACGCTGGAGGAGCTCACCCGCCGGGTGGACCTCGTACAGATGGCCGTGCGGGCCGGAGCCCCCGAGGACCTGCCGCCCGACCTGGACACCGGCGACCAGCTGCTGATCGTGCACGACTTCCCGCACGGCTTCGACGACCGCGCCGTCACCCGGCTGCGCTACCTGGCCGACGAGGGCCCGCGGGTCGGGGTGCACCTGCTGATGGTCGCGGACCGGGACGAGGCCTCCGCCTACGGTCCGCTGCTCGACCCGCTCTGGCGCTCGCTCATGCGGCTCTCGCCGGTCCCCGACAACCATCTCGCGGACCCCTGGGTCGGCCATGCCTGGACCTTCGAGCCGTCCCTGCCGCCGCCCGGCAGCGCCGTGCTGGACCGGGTGCTGGCGGGGGTCGCGGAGGCCCGGCGGAGCCCCGGAAGGTGAACACCCCGGCGGCGTCCTGACCATCGGCTGACCAGCCTTTGGTCATCCCTTTACCTTTCTCGTCCTTCGCGGGTACCCTTGGACCCGCGGAGGGGAGTATTCCTGCTATTTCCTGCTGCGGCGTGCCCGTCAATACGGACCGAAACCGGTCCCGGGGCGCCGGCCCGCGGCCCTGTGCCGTCCGGGTGGAAGAGACCTCCGGCAGCGATGACGCTGACCTAGTGCTGTAGCCATCTGCCGGAGGCGTGGAAATAGTGGACGTTTCTTTGTATCTCTGGGTGCTGACCATTGCCGGTCTCAGCATCCTCATCGGAGCCGACTTCTTCATCGGCCGCAAACCGCACGACGTATCGATCAAGGAAGCCGGTATCTGGACGGTCGTCTGGATCGTCCTCGCCGTGCTCTTCGGCCTCGGCCTGCTGGTCTTCGGCAACGGCCAGGCCTCGCAGGAGTTCTTCGCCGGCTTCATCACCGAGAAGTCGCTCAGCGTGGACAACCTGTTCGTCTTCGTCCTGATCATGGCGAAGTTCGCGGTGCCCTCCCACCTCCAGCAGCGCGTGCTGCTGATCGGTGTGCTGATAGCCCTGGTGCTCCGCGCGATCTTCATCGCCGCCGGCGCCGCGATCATCGCCAGCTTCTCCTGGGTCTTCTACATCTTCGGCGCGTTCCTGATCTACACCGCCTGGAAGCTCATCCAGGAGGCGCGCTCCGACGAGGAGGACGAGGAGTTCGAGGAGAACCGTCTCCTCAAGTCCGTCGAGAAGAAGTTCGGCGTCGCCGACCAGTACCACGGCACCAAGCTCTTCATCCAGAAGAACGGCAAGCGCGTCCTGACCCCGCTGATGGTGGTCATGCTCGCCATCGGCACCACCGATGTGCTGTTCGCCCTGGACTCGATCCCCGCGATCTTCGGCCTCACCCAGGACCCGTACATCGTCTTCACCGCCAACGCCTTCGCCCTGATGGGTCTGCGCCAGCTCTACTTCCTCATCGGCGGACTGCTGAAGAAGCTGGTCCACCTGAGCTACGGCCTGTCGATCATCCTCGGGTTCATCGGCGTCAAGCTGGTGCTGCACGCACTGCACGAGAACGGGGTGCACGTCCCGCAGATCTCCATCCCGGTCTCCCTGGGCGTCATCTGCGGCGTCCTGGTGATCACCACCATCACCAGCCTGATGGCCTCGAAGAAGCAGGAGCAGCAGGAGCAGCAGGAACAGCTCGAGAAGCGTGAGCGGCCGGCGGCCGAGAAGGCCGCCGGCGAGGAGAGCGTCGAGGTCTAAAGACCCCAGCGGGTCATGCGGGGGCGGCCGATTCGGCCGCCCCCGTCCGCATGCCCGCCACCACCACCGGGTTGGTCTCCGGGAGCAGCGCGAAACAGCCCAGGCTGAGCAGGGCGACCCCGGTCAGGTACGCCGCAACCCCCCAGGGCGGCCCCGAGCCGTCCGCCAGTGCCGTCGCCACCAGCGGGGTCAGGGCGCCGCCCAGCACCCCGCCCAGGTTGTAGCCGACCGCGGCGCCCGTGCAGCGGATCCGGGGCTCGTACAGCTCCGGCAGGTACGCCCCGACCACCGCGAACATCGTCACCATGCCGAACAGGGCCCCGATGAAGCCCAGGGTCATCAGCAGCGGATCGGCCGTCCGCAGCAGGGCGATCAGCGGGAACATCCACAGGGCCGAGAGCGCACAGCCGGCCAGGCACAACGGCCGCCGCCCGTACCGGTCGCCGAGCACCGCGACCAGCGGGGTGACCGCCCCCTTCAGCGCGACGGCGATCATGATGCAGGCCAGCATCGTGGTCCGGTCCACCCGAAGGTGCTCCGTCGCGTACGCCAGGGACCAGGTGGTCACGGCGTAGAACACCGCATAGCCGACGGCCAGCGCCCCGCCGGTGAGCAGCAGCAGCCGCCAGTGGCTGCGCACCACCTCCGCGAGCGGTACGTTCGCCGTCTCGCGCCGTTCGGCGAGCTCGCGGAACTGGGGGGTCTCCTCCACCGAGTGGCGCAGCCAGAGGCCGGCCAGGGCCAGCACCCCGGCCGCCCAGAACGGCACCCGCCAGCCCCAGGAAGTGAACTGCGCGTCGGTCAGGCCGGCCGACAGGCCCAGGGTGATGCCGTTGGCCAGCAGGAAGCCGACCGCCGGGCCGATCTGAGGGAAGCTGGCCCACAGCCCGCGCTGCCGCTCCGGGGCGTGCTCGGCGGTGAGCAGGACCGCGCCGCCCCACTCGCCGCCCAGCCCCAGGCCCTGCAGGAAGCGGAGCAGGAGCAGCAGGATCGGGGCGGTCACGCCGATGCTCGCGTACGTGGGGACGCAGCCCACCGCCACCGTGGCCAGGCCGGTCAGCAGCAGCGAGGCGAGCAGCACCGGGCGGCGGCCGTAGCGGTCGCCGATGTGGCCGAACACGGCCGAACCGAGCGGCCGGGCCACGAAGCCGACGCCGAAGGTGGCGAAGGCGGCGAGGGTGCCGGCGAGCGGGGAGAAGGTGGGGAAGAACAGCGGTCCGAGCACCAGGGCGGCGGCGGTGCCGTAGACGAAGAAGTCGTAGAACTCGATGGCGGTGCCGGCCAGCGAGGCGGAGGCCAGCCGCAGCATGGAGGGTCGTCGTGTGGAGAGGTGATCATCAGGCATGGTGCTCCAACTACCCCTTCTTGCCCGCTGGGCGGGGGCGAACGGTCGTCCTGGACCGGAAGGAGTGCACCGTATCCCGGGGTTGACGGACGGGCCCCCAGATCTCGCCAACCGCAACGGCCGGTCCTCCGGGATGCGGAGGACCGGCCGTTGCGGTTGGCGGGGCGGGGGTTACCAGCCGCGCTCGCGCCACTCGGCCAGGTGCGGGCGCTCGGCGCCCAGGGTGGTGTCGTTGCCGTGGCCCGGGTAGACCCAGGTCTCGTCCGGCAGCTGCCCGAAGATCTTCTCCTCCACGTCCTTGATCAGGCTGGCGAAGGCGTTCTCGTCACCCCAGGTGTTCCCGACGCCACCGGGGAACAGGCAGTCGCCGGTGAACACGTGCGGGTGGCCGTGCGGGTCGTCGTAGACCAGGGCGATCGAACCGGGGGTGTGGCCGACCAGGTGGCGGGCGGTCAGCGTGACCCGGCCGACCTGCACGGTGTCCCCGTCCTCGACCGGCACGTCGGTGCCGACCGGAATGCCCTCGGCGTCGTACGCCCCGGCGTACGTCCGGGCGCCGGTCGCCTCGACCACCGCCTGGAGGGCGCCCCAGTGGTC
This window harbors:
- a CDS encoding TerD family protein; the encoded protein is MTAELVRGQNHPLSRSRVEIRVSAGTPVLALALLGDEEGRPAGPAALAHPGARQQPGLEVPGEVTDRHRFAVDLDAVGAEVHRLGMLLVLPSGGPIGFGSVPASHISVADPAGEELAGFTLTGLSTETAVVALELYRRQGAWKVRAVGQGYADGLGALLADAGLAAPAAGELAATALAAVPRPTTAPRPTTAPVSGTPYTGTPGPAPSAASGAADATLGQGQGLPAGSGPGTGPATGLGPRPAHGRHTGPGTGSSGSGTGPDAGPGPAAGAGGEGLGRPEGNGAVAGPPTIDYAHPRRSRTVPPPAAPQAPPAAPGEPPRPVAGDATGWSMDERLYNQVWGMFEDLARAVAAYRSAVEFADARLDRELDQALSDPRHRLGGSGNAARDAALARREELTDQARSVLDRDLAQLTAEVEVVEPALPAAYARWDNPVWHAHRVPGPDGDAPMALRLGELHLPECPGLQIPMLVRLPLERGLWIDNGRTGSEAAMAMDTDRLRRAALDMAVAHAARMLAVQPGGGLGVHVIDAAGAGSAALEPLVRSGVLAAPPAAGPAGVARTLEELTRRVDLVQMAVRAGAPEDLPPDLDTGDQLLIVHDFPHGFDDRAVTRLRYLADEGPRVGVHLLMVADRDEASAYGPLLDPLWRSLMRLSPVPDNHLADPWVGHAWTFEPSLPPPGSAVLDRVLAGVAEARRSPGR
- a CDS encoding TerC/Alx family metal homeostasis membrane protein encodes the protein MDVSLYLWVLTIAGLSILIGADFFIGRKPHDVSIKEAGIWTVVWIVLAVLFGLGLLVFGNGQASQEFFAGFITEKSLSVDNLFVFVLIMAKFAVPSHLQQRVLLIGVLIALVLRAIFIAAGAAIIASFSWVFYIFGAFLIYTAWKLIQEARSDEEDEEFEENRLLKSVEKKFGVADQYHGTKLFIQKNGKRVLTPLMVVMLAIGTTDVLFALDSIPAIFGLTQDPYIVFTANAFALMGLRQLYFLIGGLLKKLVHLSYGLSIILGFIGVKLVLHALHENGVHVPQISIPVSLGVICGVLVITTITSLMASKKQEQQEQQEQLEKRERPAAEKAAGEESVEV
- a CDS encoding MFS transporter; translated protein: MLRLASASLAGTAIEFYDFFVYGTAAALVLGPLFFPTFSPLAGTLAAFATFGVGFVARPLGSAVFGHIGDRYGRRPVLLASLLLTGLATVAVGCVPTYASIGVTAPILLLLLRFLQGLGLGGEWGGAVLLTAEHAPERQRGLWASFPQIGPAVGFLLANGITLGLSAGLTDAQFTSWGWRVPFWAAGVLALAGLWLRHSVEETPQFRELAERRETANVPLAEVVRSHWRLLLLTGGALAVGYAVFYAVTTWSLAYATEHLRVDRTTMLACIMIAVALKGAVTPLVAVLGDRYGRRPLCLAGCALSALWMFPLIALLRTADPLLMTLGFIGALFGMVTMFAVVGAYLPELYEPRIRCTGAAVGYNLGGVLGGALTPLVATALADGSGPPWGVAAYLTGVALLSLGCFALLPETNPVVVAGMRTGAAESAAPA
- a CDS encoding MBL fold metallo-hydrolase — encoded protein: MTYSGAVKVGGPADVHELADLMISKVAVGPMNNNAYLLRCRATGEQLLIDAAAEPETLLHLIGDDGIASVVTTHRHGDHWGALQAVVEATGARTYAGAYDAEGIPVGTDVPVEDGDTVQVGRVTLTARHLVGHTPGSIALVYDDPHGHPHVFTGDCLFPGGVGNTWGDENAFASLIKDVEEKIFGQLPDETWVYPGHGNDTTLGAERPHLAEWRERGW